The Streptomyces albofaciens JCM 4342 genome has a segment encoding these proteins:
- a CDS encoding DUF2637 domain-containing protein produces the protein MPFAHDLPLEQEIADDGWDAAVVQELGPEMAELWDTAEQPAVADGPESLFPPGRAVYYPGEAVYPHADPVYPHADPAYSSADPVYPHVEAAYPADPAYPYVEAGYPHVESVDPRADPEYPHAETAARPAAPAPRAADAPAGPAAGPAAWSWRRLLSASSVLLTAVIAIAVSALGAVASYPPLRAIADGVAPSDIAVLWPLLIYGPWVVATLSILRARVHRRRTLHSWAVVIFFAAVAMMLCIAHVHPSPSGIAVAGLPPLTVLLCFHQFVRQLDLAGAPQPAARHAHSSRGQHRHRSGG, from the coding sequence GTGCCGTTCGCGCACGACCTGCCCCTGGAACAGGAGATCGCCGACGACGGGTGGGACGCCGCCGTCGTACAGGAACTCGGCCCCGAGATGGCGGAGTTGTGGGACACGGCCGAGCAGCCCGCCGTGGCGGACGGCCCGGAGTCGTTGTTCCCGCCCGGCCGGGCCGTGTACTACCCCGGCGAAGCCGTGTACCCGCACGCCGATCCCGTGTACCCGCACGCCGATCCCGCGTACTCGTCCGCCGACCCCGTGTACCCGCACGTCGAGGCCGCGTACCCGGCCGATCCCGCGTACCCGTACGTCGAAGCCGGCTACCCGCACGTCGAGTCCGTGGACCCGCGCGCCGACCCCGAGTACCCGCACGCCGAGACCGCCGCCCGGCCCGCCGCACCGGCCCCCCGGGCCGCCGACGCGCCCGCCGGGCCCGCCGCCGGACCCGCGGCCTGGTCCTGGAGGCGGCTGCTCAGCGCGTCGTCCGTCCTGCTCACGGCGGTGATCGCGATCGCCGTCTCCGCGCTGGGCGCCGTGGCGTCCTATCCGCCCCTGCGCGCCATCGCGGACGGTGTGGCGCCGTCGGACATCGCGGTGCTGTGGCCGCTGCTGATCTACGGCCCCTGGGTGGTGGCCACCCTGTCCATCCTGCGCGCCCGCGTCCACCGGCGCCGCACCCTGCATTCCTGGGCCGTCGTCATCTTCTTCGCCGCCGTCGCCATGATGCTGTGCATCGCCCACGTCCACCCCTCGCCGTCCGGCATCGCCGTGGCGGGCCTGCCGCCGCTGACCGTCCTGCTCTGCTTCCACCAGTTCGTACGCCAACTCGACCTGGCCGGCGCCCCCCAGCCCGCGGCCCGGCACGCGCACAGCAGCCGGGGGCAGCACCGGCACCGGTCCGGCGGGTGA
- a CDS encoding ABC transporter ATP-binding protein — MSKRYPEADPDRCALDDLSLGVRKGRFCAVMGPPKSGKTTLLQCMAGIVRPSSGTVRWGRAEADSIGVVRTDDLPDPGAGVRDFVSARPGGSQRSDREVRDACRLARLWPRRRDVRELTAVQLKKATLARALADSPRLLLVDEPAGPAAEGYSRVVGDIVRRAVRTLEVTAVMATDDPLAASRADSVVFLRDGRLVDAVAKASVEEITDCLQFLDER; from the coding sequence GTGTCGAAGAGATACCCGGAAGCGGACCCGGACCGCTGCGCCCTGGACGATCTCTCGCTGGGTGTGCGGAAGGGGCGGTTCTGCGCCGTCATGGGCCCGCCGAAGTCCGGGAAGACCACCCTGTTGCAATGCATGGCGGGTATTGTCCGCCCGTCGTCCGGAACCGTCCGGTGGGGCCGTGCCGAAGCGGATTCGATCGGTGTCGTGCGCACCGACGACCTCCCGGACCCCGGCGCCGGCGTCCGCGACTTCGTCTCCGCGCGGCCGGGGGGCTCGCAGCGCAGCGACCGCGAGGTGCGCGACGCCTGCCGGCTCGCCCGGCTGTGGCCGCGGCGGCGCGATGTCCGCGAATTGACCGCGGTCCAGCTGAAGAAGGCCACGCTGGCCCGCGCGCTCGCCGACTCCCCCCGTTTACTGCTGGTGGACGAGCCGGCCGGGCCGGCCGCCGAAGGGTATTCGCGGGTGGTCGGGGACATCGTGCGCCGGGCCGTACGGACGCTGGAGGTCACGGCGGTGATGGCGACGGACGATCCGCTCGCCGCCTCCCGCGCGGACAGTGTCGTCTTCCTGCGGGACGGCCGCCTGGTGGACGCGGTGGCGAAGGCGTCGGTCGAGGAGATCACCGACTGTCTGCAGTTCCTCGACGAGCGCTGA
- the leuC gene encoding 3-isopropylmalate dehydratase large subunit: protein MGSPMTLAAKLWESHVVDSPPGGPDLLYIDLHLTHEATSPQAFDGLRLAGRSVRRPELTLALEDHNVPTSPLAVADPVSRTQLETLRRNCETHGIELYSLGHRRQGIVHVVGPELGLVHPGMTVVCGDSHTSTHGAFGALAFGIGTSDVEHVLATQCLELPRPKTMAVDFDGELPSGVGAKDLVLALIAEIGPNGAQGHMVEYRGAAVRGLSMESRMTLCNMSIEAGARAGLVAPDATTLAYLRDRPYAPGAGHRDAAAAHWATLRSDPGARFDRCVRIDVSALTPWVTWGTNPAQAAPLASEVPAPDAFADPLERASAQRALRYMDLAPGTPLRDIPIDVVFLGSCTNGRLEDLRAAASVLKGRSVAGSTRLLVVPGSMEVREKAEAEGLHEVFLASGAEWRSPGCSMCLGMNTDRLVGTVRSASTSNRNYEGRQGATARTHLVSPEVAAATAVTGRLTAPADLA from the coding sequence ATGGGTTCACCGATGACTCTGGCGGCGAAATTGTGGGAAAGCCACGTGGTCGACTCGCCGCCCGGTGGACCGGATCTCCTGTACATCGATCTGCACCTGACGCACGAGGCGACCTCACCGCAGGCGTTCGACGGCCTGCGGCTGGCCGGGCGGTCCGTACGGCGGCCGGAGCTGACGCTGGCCCTGGAGGACCACAACGTGCCGACCAGCCCGCTGGCCGTCGCCGATCCGGTCAGCCGTACGCAGTTGGAGACGCTGCGCCGCAACTGTGAGACGCACGGCATCGAGCTGTACTCCCTCGGGCACCGCCGGCAGGGCATCGTGCACGTCGTCGGGCCCGAACTCGGCCTGGTGCACCCCGGCATGACCGTGGTGTGCGGCGACAGCCACACCTCGACGCACGGCGCCTTCGGGGCGCTGGCCTTCGGCATCGGCACCAGCGACGTGGAACACGTACTCGCCACGCAGTGCCTGGAGCTGCCGCGTCCGAAGACGATGGCGGTGGACTTCGACGGCGAGCTGCCCAGCGGGGTGGGCGCCAAGGACCTGGTGCTGGCGCTGATCGCGGAGATCGGCCCCAACGGCGCGCAGGGGCACATGGTCGAGTACCGCGGCGCGGCCGTCCGGGGGCTGTCCATGGAGTCCCGGATGACGCTGTGCAACATGAGCATCGAGGCGGGCGCGCGGGCCGGCCTGGTCGCGCCGGACGCGACGACGCTCGCGTACCTCAGGGACCGGCCGTACGCGCCGGGCGCCGGCCACCGGGACGCGGCCGCGGCGCACTGGGCGACGCTGCGCAGCGACCCCGGCGCGCGCTTCGACCGCTGCGTACGGATCGACGTCTCCGCGCTCACCCCGTGGGTGACGTGGGGCACCAACCCGGCGCAGGCGGCCCCCCTCGCCTCCGAGGTGCCCGCCCCGGACGCCTTCGCCGACCCGCTGGAGCGGGCCTCGGCCCAACGCGCCCTGCGCTACATGGACCTGGCCCCGGGCACCCCCCTCCGCGACATCCCCATCGACGTGGTCTTCCTCGGCTCGTGCACCAACGGGCGGCTGGAGGACCTGCGGGCCGCGGCTTCCGTGCTCAAGGGCCGCAGCGTCGCCGGCAGCACCCGCCTGCTGGTCGTCCCCGGCTCCATGGAGGTCCGCGAGAAGGCCGAGGCGGAGGGGCTGCACGAGGTCTTCCTGGCGTCCGGCGCCGAGTGGCGCTCCCCCGGCTGCTCGATGTGCCTGGGCATGAACACCGACCGGCTCGTCGGCACGGTGCGCAGCGCGTCGACGTCCAACCGCAACTACGAGGGCCGGCAGGGCGCCACCGCGCGCACCCACCTGGTCTCGCCGGAGGTGGCCGCCGCCACGGCGGTCACCGGCCGGCTCACCGCCCCCGCCGACCTGGCATGA
- the leuD gene encoding 3-isopropylmalate dehydratase small subunit — protein sequence MEPFTEHTGTAVAVRRDDIDTDQILPAEFCKRVVKSGYADALFKGWRERGDCVIDRPEHRGATILLAGKDFGIGSSREHAVWALRDGGFLAVVATGFGDIFRRNALNNGLIPVDLPAPVVEGLMDRVEAGPGFRLTVDLRTCRLRWAGGEADFVIDDRARRMLLEGKDAIEQTLLRQDAIAAYEARRAPWMPAVPRGAFDAASAAGAR from the coding sequence GTGGAACCCTTCACCGAGCACACCGGCACCGCGGTGGCCGTGCGCCGCGACGACATCGACACCGACCAGATCCTGCCCGCGGAGTTCTGCAAGCGGGTGGTCAAGTCCGGTTACGCGGACGCGCTGTTCAAAGGCTGGCGGGAGCGGGGCGACTGCGTCATCGACCGGCCCGAGCACCGCGGCGCGACGATCCTGCTGGCCGGCAAGGACTTCGGCATCGGCAGCTCCCGCGAGCACGCCGTCTGGGCCCTGCGCGACGGCGGTTTCCTGGCCGTGGTGGCCACCGGGTTCGGCGACATCTTCCGGCGCAACGCGCTGAACAACGGGCTGATCCCGGTCGATCTTCCGGCGCCGGTGGTGGAAGGGCTGATGGACCGGGTGGAGGCCGGACCCGGTTTCCGGCTCACCGTGGACCTGCGGACCTGCCGGCTGCGCTGGGCGGGCGGCGAAGCGGACTTCGTGATCGACGACCGGGCGCGCCGGATGCTGCTGGAGGGCAAGGACGCCATCGAGCAGACCCTGCTGCGGCAGGACGCCATCGCCGCGTACGAGGCGCGCCGCGCGCCCTGGATGCCGGCCGTCCCACGGGGCGCGTTCGACGCCGCGTCCGCGGCGGGGGCCCGGTGA
- a CDS encoding pyridoxal phosphate-dependent aminotransferase yields the protein MAAAVRGARDVLGAARVRQLPGGGLAGLLRDGVPAGTVNLAVGTPAFPDTPPELVDAACAALRAGVHQYQDPAGVPALRERIAAGLPGAPDPDTEITVTVGGSEGLCVALLAAVDPGDEVIVLEPCYENFLSAVALAGGRVRPVPLRAPDWILDPAELAAAMGPRTRAVVLNSPGNPTGQLLGRQDLTVIAELCARWDVTVVSDEVYADYVYDGRQHCSVAEVPGLAERSIVVGSFSKSHAISGWRLGFLRAPARWTELLRQIHVATTAGAPAAFQHAAAAVDLHGPGRQRRSAAMAARRDSAVALLREAGFHCAEPAGGCYVLAGIDGLTDEPSPAFVRTLLQDSGVLLAPATSFFADPRRGERHVRVAFNRPAETLDTARRRLLARTRAGLPHRIQEGERT from the coding sequence ATGGCCGCCGCCGTCCGGGGCGCGCGCGACGTGCTCGGGGCCGCGCGGGTGCGGCAGTTGCCCGGCGGCGGCCTGGCCGGACTGCTGCGCGACGGCGTTCCGGCCGGCACGGTGAACCTCGCGGTGGGCACCCCCGCGTTCCCGGACACGCCCCCTGAGCTGGTGGACGCGGCCTGTGCGGCGCTGCGCGCGGGCGTGCACCAGTACCAGGACCCGGCCGGTGTGCCGGCCCTGCGCGAGCGGATCGCCGCCGGGCTGCCGGGCGCCCCCGACCCGGACACCGAGATCACCGTGACGGTGGGCGGCAGCGAAGGCCTGTGCGTGGCCCTGCTGGCGGCCGTCGACCCCGGTGACGAGGTGATCGTGCTGGAGCCGTGCTACGAGAACTTCCTCAGCGCGGTCGCGCTGGCGGGCGGCCGGGTGCGCCCCGTACCGCTGCGCGCGCCGGACTGGATCCTGGACCCGGCGGAGCTGGCCGCCGCCATGGGACCCCGGACCCGGGCCGTCGTCCTGAACAGCCCGGGCAACCCCACCGGGCAGCTGCTCGGCCGCCAGGACCTCACGGTGATCGCCGAGTTGTGCGCACGGTGGGACGTCACGGTCGTCTCCGACGAGGTGTACGCCGACTACGTCTACGACGGGCGGCAGCACTGCTCGGTGGCCGAGGTGCCCGGCCTGGCCGAGCGGAGCATCGTCGTGGGCAGCTTCTCCAAGAGCCACGCGATCAGCGGCTGGCGGCTGGGCTTCCTGCGGGCCCCGGCGCGGTGGACGGAGCTGCTGCGCCAGATCCACGTCGCCACGACGGCCGGCGCCCCCGCCGCCTTCCAGCACGCCGCGGCCGCCGTCGACCTGCACGGCCCCGGCCGGCAGCGGCGCTCGGCGGCCATGGCCGCACGGCGCGACAGCGCGGTGGCGCTGCTGCGCGAGGCCGGCTTCCACTGCGCCGAACCCGCCGGCGGCTGCTACGTCCTGGCGGGCATCGACGGCCTGACCGACGAGCCGAGCCCGGCCTTCGTCCGCACCCTGCTCCAGGACTCCGGGGTACTGCTGGCCCCCGCCACCTCGTTCTTCGCCGACCCGCGGCGCGGTGAGCGGCATGTGCGGGTGGCGTTCAACCGGCCGGCCGAGACCCTCGACACCGCCCGGCGGCGCCTGCTCGCCCGCACGCGCGCCGGCCTCCCGCACCGCATTCAGGAAGGTGAACGAACGTGA
- a CDS encoding TauD/TfdA family dioxygenase codes for MTSTMDLVTGPRHGGLVLGIEADSPGAALTEVGARHGERIREGVIEHGTALLSGFSWADWPELDAFVNSVVGRPLDYTERSSPRTELHPGVFTATDHPPTEEIFLHTEQSYNLNVPRYLFFFCRQGAPEGGANTLADCRALYDTLPRRIADRFDEEGYLLVRNFLPGLGLSWQDAFGTKDRAEVQAYCDANAIEVEWVDEDHLRTKQRRWAVATHPVTGRRSWFNHMTFFHARTLRPEVGEFLLEEYGPWGMPTNTFHADGSEIPDEVVTGLQQAYRDHAIEVTARTGEVLIVDNLSVAHGRLPFVPPRELFVSMSDALPWSALRPVERTSAPAGGDTAPAG; via the coding sequence GTGACAAGCACGATGGATCTGGTGACCGGGCCCCGGCACGGCGGCCTGGTGCTCGGCATCGAGGCCGACTCCCCCGGGGCCGCGCTGACCGAGGTGGGGGCGCGGCACGGCGAGCGCATCCGCGAGGGGGTGATCGAGCACGGCACCGCCCTGCTCAGCGGGTTCTCCTGGGCCGACTGGCCGGAGCTGGACGCCTTCGTCAACAGCGTCGTCGGCCGGCCGCTGGACTACACCGAGCGCTCGTCGCCGCGTACGGAGCTGCACCCCGGGGTGTTCACCGCCACCGACCACCCGCCGACCGAGGAGATCTTCCTCCACACCGAGCAGTCCTACAACCTCAACGTCCCGCGCTACCTGTTCTTCTTCTGCCGCCAGGGGGCGCCCGAGGGCGGGGCCAACACGCTCGCCGACTGCCGGGCCCTGTACGACACGCTGCCCCGCCGGATCGCCGACCGCTTCGACGAGGAGGGCTACCTGCTGGTCCGCAACTTCCTCCCGGGCCTCGGCCTGTCCTGGCAGGACGCGTTCGGCACGAAGGACCGCGCGGAGGTGCAGGCGTACTGCGACGCCAACGCCATCGAGGTGGAGTGGGTGGACGAGGACCATCTGCGCACCAAGCAGCGGCGCTGGGCGGTGGCCACGCACCCGGTGACCGGCCGGCGCTCGTGGTTCAACCACATGACGTTCTTCCACGCGCGCACGCTGCGCCCGGAGGTGGGCGAGTTCCTGCTGGAGGAGTACGGCCCCTGGGGCATGCCGACCAACACCTTCCACGCCGACGGCTCGGAGATTCCCGACGAGGTGGTGACCGGCCTCCAGCAGGCGTACCGGGACCACGCGATCGAGGTGACCGCCCGTACCGGCGAGGTGCTGATCGTGGACAACCTGAGCGTGGCGCACGGCAGGCTGCCGTTCGTGCCGCCCCGTGAGCTGTTCGTGAGCATGTCGGACGCGCTGCCGTGGTCGGCGCTGCGTCCGGTGGAGCGGACCTCCGCCCCCGCGGGCGGGGACACGGCGCCCGCCGGATGA
- a CDS encoding MFS transporter, protein MSTGADVAATRPAPPPRPLSRNREYNLLWSANMVSQLGAQGTLIAYPMLVLALGGSALQASLVEFAIGTSRALAAVPAGALADRWNRRTVLLVAELGRAVALGLLALTVALGSGGFGAILAVAVVEGVCTSLFTTTDQALLPGVVPRSQLGTAVARNTARYHLATVVGPGLGGVLYGVHRLLPFVAQAAASLLSFVTLLFLRVPRRPSGGPEAREGMAGGMRSGLRWLAANRPVRTTVLVATVFNLAFGGMLLVVVVMAQQAGRPAGEIGAIGALLGAGGVVGAVLAPRLRHLLTPYAALMLLTWGAAVLVPLLAVVPLGYASGLVLAGVALLAPTASAIVTTYQMLVTPDGMRGRLAGVIGISMSAGSALGPLIGGVLLETAGGTATVLVCTAVFGVLALVVSFAPAVRTFPRPKELEAAE, encoded by the coding sequence ATGAGCACCGGCGCGGACGTGGCCGCCACGCGGCCGGCCCCGCCGCCCCGCCCGCTCTCCCGCAACCGGGAGTACAACCTGCTGTGGAGCGCCAACATGGTCTCCCAGCTGGGCGCCCAGGGCACGCTGATCGCCTACCCGATGCTGGTCCTGGCGCTCGGCGGCTCGGCCCTCCAGGCGTCGCTGGTGGAGTTCGCCATCGGCACCTCGCGGGCCCTGGCGGCGGTGCCGGCCGGGGCCCTGGCGGACCGCTGGAACCGCAGGACCGTGCTGCTGGTGGCCGAGCTGGGCCGGGCGGTGGCCCTCGGGCTGCTCGCCCTGACGGTCGCGCTCGGATCGGGCGGCTTCGGGGCGATCCTGGCCGTGGCGGTGGTCGAGGGGGTGTGCACGTCGCTGTTCACCACCACCGACCAGGCGCTGCTGCCCGGTGTCGTGCCACGCTCCCAGCTGGGCACGGCGGTGGCCCGCAACACCGCCCGCTACCACCTCGCCACGGTGGTCGGCCCGGGCCTCGGCGGGGTCCTGTACGGGGTGCACCGGCTGCTGCCGTTCGTGGCGCAGGCGGCGGCCTCGCTGCTGTCCTTCGTCACGCTGCTGTTCCTGCGGGTGCCGCGGCGGCCGTCCGGCGGACCGGAGGCGCGTGAGGGGATGGCGGGCGGGATGCGCTCGGGGCTGCGGTGGCTGGCCGCCAACCGGCCGGTGCGCACCACGGTGCTGGTAGCCACCGTCTTCAACCTGGCCTTCGGCGGGATGCTGCTGGTGGTCGTGGTGATGGCGCAGCAGGCCGGGCGCCCGGCCGGGGAGATCGGCGCGATCGGCGCGCTGCTGGGGGCGGGCGGGGTGGTGGGCGCGGTGCTGGCGCCCCGGCTGCGGCACCTGCTCACGCCGTACGCCGCCCTGATGCTCCTGACGTGGGGCGCGGCGGTGCTGGTGCCGCTGCTGGCGGTGGTGCCGCTGGGGTACGCGAGCGGTCTGGTGCTGGCCGGTGTGGCCCTGCTGGCGCCCACGGCCAGCGCGATCGTGACGACGTACCAGATGCTCGTCACGCCCGACGGGATGCGGGGCCGGCTGGCCGGGGTGATCGGCATCTCCATGAGCGCGGGCTCCGCGCTGGGGCCGCTGATCGGCGGTGTGCTGCTGGAGACGGCGGGCGGCACGGCCACCGTCCTGGTGTGCACGGCGGTGTTCGGGGTCCTCGCGCTGGTGGTGTCCTTCGCGCCGGCCGTACGGACCTTCCCGCGGCCGAAGGAGCTGGAGGCGGCCGAGTAG
- a CDS encoding LuxR C-terminal-related transcriptional regulator, translating to MRILIAEDNALLREGLVLLLEGEGHEICATVDNGTDLLPALLEHRPDAAVVDVRLPPSFRDEGLRAVVEARRQIPELPVLVLSQYVERAYAGELLAQSASGVGYLLKDRVGNTEEFLEALDRIAAGGTAMDPEVISQLMIRRAGDDPLSTLTQREREVLALMAEGQSNPVIAKSLFIAESSVNKHIGSIFTKLDLPTSASGHRRVLAVLTYLRA from the coding sequence ATGCGGATCCTGATCGCCGAAGACAACGCGCTGCTCCGGGAGGGGCTGGTCCTGTTGCTGGAGGGCGAGGGCCACGAGATCTGCGCCACCGTCGACAACGGCACCGACCTGCTGCCCGCCCTGCTCGAACACCGCCCCGACGCCGCCGTGGTGGACGTCCGGCTGCCCCCGTCCTTCCGCGACGAGGGCCTGCGCGCGGTGGTGGAGGCCCGCCGCCAGATCCCCGAACTCCCCGTCCTGGTCCTGTCGCAGTACGTGGAACGGGCCTACGCGGGCGAACTGCTCGCGCAGAGCGCCTCGGGCGTCGGCTACCTGCTCAAGGACCGGGTGGGCAACACCGAGGAGTTCCTGGAGGCGCTGGACCGGATCGCGGCCGGCGGCACCGCCATGGATCCGGAGGTGATCTCCCAGCTGATGATCCGCCGGGCCGGCGACGACCCCCTGAGCACCCTCACCCAGCGCGAGCGCGAGGTGCTGGCGCTGATGGCCGAGGGACAGAGCAACCCGGTGATCGCCAAGTCGCTCTTCATCGCCGAGAGTTCCGTCAACAAGCACATCGGCAGCATCTTCACCAAGCTGGACCTGCCCACCTCGGCCAGCGGGCACCGGCGGGTGCTGGCGGTCCTGACGTATCTGCGGGCGTGA
- a CDS encoding sensor histidine kinase, whose product MPARELSRRLFGRFPQAIGYVVLCLGTGLAGLGVFYLLVVTLALCLVGTGFLLLPVVLRLLRRVAEFHRRRVSRLLGAEVVTYYRGVDAATRRPRLSLRDPAVRKDIVWLLAHSILGTTLCVAAISACGGAVNWLTAPLWWRLAPRERDAVIIITVDSWPKAFGAMFVGVVYAVVAAAIVVALARVHALGSRKVLVTRARVPLEQRVQELSVTRAEALDAHDAELRRIERDLHDGAQAGIVAVSLRLGMIKRALKARPEQVPEMVDATQQLAQQALESLRQLVRGIYPPVLIDRGLIDAVRALTALNEVPTSIDIEDDAAAAPRAPAAVEAAAYFVVSEALTNVAKHSGADSALVRLRIGERSISIHVEDNGRGGASEHAGSGIMGVRRRVAAFDGTTELVSPPGGPTVLRVEIPCGS is encoded by the coding sequence ATGCCCGCGCGGGAGCTCTCGCGCCGGCTGTTCGGCCGCTTCCCGCAGGCCATCGGCTACGTCGTGCTCTGCCTGGGCACCGGTCTGGCCGGTCTCGGAGTCTTCTACCTGCTCGTCGTCACCCTCGCCCTGTGCCTGGTGGGCACCGGCTTCCTGCTGCTGCCGGTCGTCCTGCGGCTGCTGCGCCGGGTGGCCGAATTCCACCGCCGCCGGGTCTCCCGCCTCTTGGGCGCCGAAGTCGTCACGTACTACCGCGGGGTGGACGCCGCCACCCGCCGCCCGCGGCTGTCGCTGCGCGACCCGGCCGTGCGCAAGGACATCGTGTGGCTGCTCGCCCACAGCATCCTGGGCACCACCCTGTGCGTCGCCGCCATCAGCGCCTGCGGCGGGGCCGTCAACTGGCTCACCGCGCCGCTGTGGTGGCGGCTCGCGCCGCGCGAGCGGGACGCCGTCATCATCATCACCGTCGACTCCTGGCCGAAGGCGTTCGGCGCCATGTTCGTCGGGGTGGTCTACGCGGTGGTGGCCGCCGCGATCGTCGTGGCGCTGGCCCGGGTGCACGCGCTGGGCTCCCGCAAGGTCCTGGTCACCCGCGCCCGGGTCCCGCTGGAGCAGCGGGTGCAGGAACTGTCGGTCACCCGCGCCGAGGCGCTGGACGCGCACGACGCGGAGCTGCGCCGCATCGAACGGGACCTGCACGACGGCGCGCAGGCCGGCATCGTCGCGGTGTCGCTGCGCCTGGGCATGATCAAACGGGCGCTCAAGGCGCGACCCGAACAGGTCCCCGAGATGGTCGACGCCACCCAGCAACTCGCCCAGCAGGCCCTGGAGTCGCTGCGCCAGCTGGTCCGCGGCATCTACCCGCCGGTCCTGATCGACCGCGGCCTGATCGACGCCGTACGGGCGCTGACCGCGCTGAACGAGGTGCCCACCTCGATCGACATCGAGGACGACGCGGCGGCCGCGCCCCGCGCCCCCGCGGCCGTGGAGGCCGCCGCGTACTTCGTCGTCTCCGAGGCGCTGACCAACGTCGCCAAGCACAGCGGCGCGGACAGCGCGCTGGTGCGGCTGCGGATCGGCGAGCGCAGCATCTCCATCCACGTGGAGGACAACGGCCGCGGCGGCGCCTCCGAGCACGCGGGCAGCGGAATCATGGGCGTACGCCGCCGGGTCGCGGCCTTCGACGGCACGACAGAACTGGTCAGCCCGCCCGGGGGCCCGACCGTACTCAGAGTGGAGATTCCATGCGGATCCTGA
- a CDS encoding ABC transporter ATP-binding protein produces MGNGDGRRAGDGPVVSLSGVRKTYGRGAGAVHALRDLSIDFARGSFTAVMGPSGAGKSTFLHCAAGLDRPDAGTVVLGGTDLASLNEVELTMLRRERVGFVFQAYNLMSALTVADNITLPLMLADRRPDSAWLDRVVAQVGLSDRLGHRPSELSGGQQQRVAIARALAPRPEVVFADEPTGALDTRTARQVLQLLRDVVDSTGQTVVMVTHDPVAASYAHRVVFLADGRYAEEMTRATPELIAERMTRLGEW; encoded by the coding sequence CTGGGCAACGGAGACGGCCGGCGGGCGGGCGACGGCCCGGTGGTCAGCCTCAGCGGGGTCCGCAAGACCTACGGCAGGGGCGCCGGCGCGGTGCACGCGCTGCGCGACCTGTCCATCGACTTCGCGCGGGGCTCCTTCACCGCGGTGATGGGCCCCTCGGGCGCCGGCAAGAGCACCTTCCTGCACTGCGCGGCGGGCCTGGACCGGCCGGACGCCGGGACCGTGGTGCTCGGCGGCACCGACCTCGCGAGCCTGAACGAGGTCGAGCTGACCATGCTGCGCCGGGAGCGCGTCGGCTTCGTCTTCCAGGCGTACAACCTGATGTCGGCGCTGACCGTGGCGGACAACATCACCCTGCCGCTGATGCTGGCGGACCGCCGGCCCGACTCCGCCTGGCTGGACCGGGTGGTGGCCCAGGTGGGGCTGAGCGACCGGCTCGGGCACCGGCCGTCGGAGCTGTCCGGCGGCCAGCAGCAGCGGGTGGCCATCGCCCGCGCCCTGGCGCCCCGCCCCGAGGTGGTCTTCGCCGACGAGCCCACCGGCGCGCTGGACACCCGTACCGCCAGGCAGGTGCTGCAACTCCTGCGCGACGTGGTCGACTCGACCGGGCAGACCGTGGTCATGGTGACGCACGACCCGGTCGCCGCGTCCTACGCGCACCGGGTGGTCTTCCTCGCGGACGGGCGGTACGCGGAGGAGATGACGCGGGCGACGCCGGAGCTGATCGCCGAGCGGATGACCCGGCTGGGAGAGTGGTGA